From the genome of Flavobacterium sediminis:
TTCAGTAAAGAAGAAGATCAAACCGCTTTGTTGATTGAAGATTTTTTTAAACAACACCAAATTCCATATCACAGAGAACAAAATAACATTTGGGCTTACAACAAATTTTACGATAAAAGCAAGCCAACCATTTTGTTGAATTCGCATCACGATACCGTAAAACCAAATAAAAGCTATACTTTAAATCCGTTTGAACCTATTGAAAAAGACGGAAAATTATTTGGATTAGGTAGTAATGATGCCGGAGGCGCACTAGTTTCGCTCTTAGCTACTTTTGTCTATTTCTACGACAAAGAAAACCTCAACTATAATTTAGTGATGACCGCTACTGCAGAAGAAGAAATTTCCGGAGTTAACGGTGTCGAATCTATTTATTCCAAATTGGGTGCTATTGAATTTGCGATTGTAGGTGAACCAACGGAAATGCATTTGGCCATTGCCGAAAAAGGATTATTAGTTTTAGATTGTTTAGCCAAAGGAACACCATCGCACGCGGCACATCCTAATAACGACAATGCTTTACTAAATGCTGTAGACGATATTTTGTGGTTCAGATCGTATTCGTTTCCTAAAAAATCGGAATTATTAGGCGAAGTAAAAATGACGGTTACTGTGATTCATGCCGGAGAACAACACAATGTAGTTCCCGACAAATGCCAGTTTACCGTTGACGTGCGCACTACAGAAAACTATTCGAATACAGAAGTTTACGAAATCATACAACAACACGTAAAAAGTGAAGCTACACCAAGGTCGTTGCGATTAAATTCGTCTTCTATTCCTTTGGAACATCCGTTTGTTCAAGCCGGAATTACTTACGGACGAAAAACATACGGTTCTCCTACTTCATCTGACCAGGCGGTAATTCCTTGTGCTTCTTTAAAAATGGGACCAGGATTATCGACACGTTCGCATAGCGCTGACGAATACATTTTTTTGGACGAAATTAAAGACGGAATATCCATTTACATCAACATACTTTCAAAAATTTTATAACAATGGGAAATAAAATTTGGCAAAAAAAATCAACGGAAAACTTAGATCATGCTGCCATTATCGAAAAATTTACCGTAGGTAATGATACCGATTTTGATATGTTATTGGCTGAATTTGACGTTTTAGGTTCATTGGCACATACTAAAATGCTCAACAGCATCGGGTTGATTTCAGATGAAGAATGGATTATTTTAGAAAAGGAACTCAACACGATTTTAGGCGAAATTGAATTGGGCAAATTCCAAATTGAAGAAGGAATTGAAGATATTCATTCGCAAATTGAATTTATGCTAACGCAACGCATTGGCGAAATCGGAAAGAAAATTCACAGTGGCCGTTCGAGAAATGATCAGGTTTTAACTGATTTAAAATTGTTTTTAAAACACGAATTAGGCGAAGTCGCCCAACTTACAACCAACTTATTCGAACAATTGATTGCGTTGAGTGACCAATATAAAAAAGTACTTTTACCCGGTTATACACATTTGCAAATTGCCATGCCATCGTCATTTGGTTTATGGTTTAGTGCTTATGCCGAAGCTTTAACTGACGATATGGAATTTTTAGTTGCCGCTTATAATGTGACCAATAAAAATCCGTTAGGTTCCGGTGCGGGTTATGGTTCGTCTTTTCCGCTAAATCGAAAAATGACGACTGAATTACTCAATTTTGCCGATTTGAATTACAATGTGGTTTATGCGCAAATGACACGCGGAAAATCGGAAAAAGCTGTTGCCGTGGCATTATCTAGTATTGCGGCTACGCTGAGTAAATTTTCGTATGACGTTTGTTTGTATATGAACCAAAACTTTGGCTTTCTATCCTTCCCTGATTCGTTAACCACCGGAAGCAGTATTATGCCTCACAAAAAAAATCCGGATGTATTTGAATTGATTCGTGCAAAATGCAACCGAATTCAAGCCATTCCAAACGAATTAGCGCTTTTAACGAACAATTTACCATCAGGTTACCATAGAGACTGGCAATTGACCAAAGAATGTTTATTTCCCGGAATTGAAGCGTTGAAAGACTGCTTATCGATTTGTCAATTCATGCTGAACCATATCATCATTAAAGACAATATTTTGGATGACGAAAAATACAAATACTTATTTAGCGTAGAAAACGTAAACCAAGAAGTTTTAAACGGCATGTCGTTCAGAGAAGCCTATAAGAAAATTGGTTTGGAAATTGAAAATAACACATATGAGCCTGAAACAAATTTACATCACACACACGAAGGCAGCATAGGAAATCTATGCTTGGATGAAATTAAATCGGCCTTCTATGCTGTGAGGAGTAAAGTTGTTTAATACTATTTATTGGCTTTAGGAAGTTTGAACATCGTTTCTTTTTTGATCTCATTCAGGACAATGCTACTATGGTATTGTCCTATGTTAGGAATATTCGATACTACATTAACAACGAAATTATTGTATGTTGTAATATCGGTAGACACTATTTTGAGCATGTAATCGTATGTTCCTGACAAACTGATCAATTCCTGAATTTCGGGAATAGAAGCAGCCGTGTTTTCAAAATCCATTAAGGCTTGTTTGGATTGTTCCTTTAAAGTAACATTACAATACACTACGATTTCCAGACCTATTTTCATACGGTCAATTAGTGCTACATATTTTTTGATGATTCCTTTGCGTTCCAAGTTTTTAATGCGTTCATAAGTAGGCGTAAAAGAAAGTCCTATTTGTTCACCGATCTCTTTTATGGGCAGCGTTGAGTCATTTTGCAGTATTTCTAAGATTTGTAAATCTTTAGAATCTAAAACTTCTTTCATTAACATTTTGTTTTAAAATTCTAATATAAAAAGATTATTTCTTTAAAAAAAATATATTTTATTAACTTTTATACTTTAGATAATCTTGTAATAAAATAACTGCGGAAATCTCATCAATCAAGCCTTTGTTCTGTCTCTGCTTCTTTTTCAGCCCGCTATCAATCATAGTCTGGAAAGCCATTTTTGATGTGAAGCGTTCATCTATTTTTACCAACGGAATCTGGGGAAACTCTTTTTGAAACTTTGTACTGAATTTTAGAATTGCTTCAGCACTTTGTGAAGGTGTTCCGTCCATTTGCTTGGGTTCTCCAATAATAACCGTTTCGACTTTTTCTTTTTCAAAATAGTCCTTTAAAAAAGTAAAAATTGTTTCTGTTGTCACGGTCGTCAAACCGGATGCTATGATCTGTAATTCATCAGTAACTGCAACTCCTATTCTTTTCGTTCCGTAATCTAAAGCTAAAACTCTGGCCATTATTTCTGTTTTAAGTAACAAATTTAAAAAAGCAAAAGTGGGAAAATCCCACTTTTACGCTTCTAATTTTAATATTTCTGAGGTCATACTCCTTACTTTTTCAAAAAGCTCCGTACTATTGTTGAGCGATTGTCCATAGGAAGGAATCATCTCTTTTATTTTAGTTTGCCATTCCTCTGTTTTCATTTTTTCGGCGAAACAGCGATCCAGTAATTCCAGCATAATCGAAACTGTTGTGGAAGCTCCCGGCGAAGCTCCTAACAAAGCTGCGATAGAACAATCGGCCGCACTTACAATCTCTGTTCCGAATTGAAGAATACCTTTTCCGTTTGTATCTTTCTTAATAATCTGAACCCGAACTCCTGCTTCCTGTAACATCCAGTCTTTCCCGTCAGCTTTAGGAAAATATTCTCTCAAGGCTTCTACCCTGTCTTCCTGCGATTGAGTTACCTGTCCGATAAGATATTTAGTCAAAGGAATATTTTTCATTCCGGCTCCCAGCATCGGAGAAATATTACTTGTTCGGATCGATTTGAATAAATCGCTATAAGAACCGTTTTTCAGAAATTTAGTCGTAAATCCGGCATACGGTCCGAACAACAGCTCTTGTTTCCCGTCTATCATGCGCGTATCTAAATGCGGAACTGACATTGGCGGAGCGCCAACAGCTGCTTTTCCGTATACTTTTGCATGGTGTTTTTCGATCACTTCCGGATTTGTACAACGCAACCATTGACCGCTTACCGGAAAACCTCCGAAACCTTTTCCTTCTTCAATATTAGATTTCTCTAATAAAGGTAAGGCTCCTCCTCCGGCTCCTAAAAACACAAATTTTGCGGTTACTTTTCGTTTCTTACCGGAATTCAGATCTTTTACTTCAACAGTCCAGGTTCCTTCTTTGGTTTTATCCAGATTCAATACTTCATGTTTCAGATGCATTTTAACGCCTGACTGCGCTTTAAGGTATTCAAACAAGGCACGAGTAAGATTTCCGAAATTCACATCTGTTCCCCTGTCCATGTAAGTTGCTGCAATTTTCTCATCTTCTTTTCTACCCTCCATTACCAGTGGTATCCAAGATTTAATTTCATCTGCAGCTGTAGAGAATTTCATTCCTTTGAAAAGGTTATTCTCTGTTAATTTTTCATGTCTTTTCTTTAGAAAATTCACATTATCTTCTCCCCATACGAAACTAACATGAGGGTTGTTCTAATAAAATTTTCAGGAGAAGCAACTAAGTTTTTTTTGACTAAATAAGCCCAGAAC
Proteins encoded in this window:
- a CDS encoding Lrp/AsnC family transcriptional regulator, whose translation is MKEVLDSKDLQILEILQNDSTLPIKEIGEQIGLSFTPTYERIKNLERKGIIKKYVALIDRMKIGLEIVVYCNVTLKEQSKQALMDFENTAASIPEIQELISLSGTYDYMLKIVSTDITTYNNFVVNVVSNIPNIGQYHSSIVLNEIKKETMFKLPKANK
- the ruvX gene encoding Holliday junction resolvase RuvX is translated as MARVLALDYGTKRIGVAVTDELQIIASGLTTVTTETIFTFLKDYFEKEKVETVIIGEPKQMDGTPSQSAEAILKFSTKFQKEFPQIPLVKIDERFTSKMAFQTMIDSGLKKKQRQNKGLIDEISAVILLQDYLKYKS
- the argH gene encoding argininosuccinate lyase, yielding MGNKIWQKKSTENLDHAAIIEKFTVGNDTDFDMLLAEFDVLGSLAHTKMLNSIGLISDEEWIILEKELNTILGEIELGKFQIEEGIEDIHSQIEFMLTQRIGEIGKKIHSGRSRNDQVLTDLKLFLKHELGEVAQLTTNLFEQLIALSDQYKKVLLPGYTHLQIAMPSSFGLWFSAYAEALTDDMEFLVAAYNVTNKNPLGSGAGYGSSFPLNRKMTTELLNFADLNYNVVYAQMTRGKSEKAVAVALSSIAATLSKFSYDVCLYMNQNFGFLSFPDSLTTGSSIMPHKKNPDVFELIRAKCNRIQAIPNELALLTNNLPSGYHRDWQLTKECLFPGIEALKDCLSICQFMLNHIIIKDNILDDEKYKYLFSVENVNQEVLNGMSFREAYKKIGLEIENNTYEPETNLHHTHEGSIGNLCLDEIKSAFYAVRSKVV
- a CDS encoding M20 family metallo-hydrolase, giving the protein MKVLELQTEQHNILYQNALDLLKKLIATQSFSKEEDQTALLIEDFFKQHQIPYHREQNNIWAYNKFYDKSKPTILLNSHHDTVKPNKSYTLNPFEPIEKDGKLFGLGSNDAGGALVSLLATFVYFYDKENLNYNLVMTATAEEEISGVNGVESIYSKLGAIEFAIVGEPTEMHLAIAEKGLLVLDCLAKGTPSHAAHPNNDNALLNAVDDILWFRSYSFPKKSELLGEVKMTVTVIHAGEQHNVVPDKCQFTVDVRTTENYSNTEVYEIIQQHVKSEATPRSLRLNSSSIPLEHPFVQAGITYGRKTYGSPTSSDQAVIPCASLKMGPGLSTRSHSADEYIFLDEIKDGISIYINILSKIL